One Ignavibacterium album JCM 16511 genomic region harbors:
- a CDS encoding amino acid adenylation domain-containing protein → MTAVTIYSLFEQQVKNTPDSIAVSFNGNKVTYKKLAEESDKIAYLLSESRVKQGDIVGLCLNRSAEMIMALLGIIKSGAAYLPLDPFFPDKRLEYMLNDSSAGFLITESLLFPKFSYYKGKFIDVSEIKQIRLKSEIADKSDENNLAYVIYTSGSTGNPKGVQIAHNSLTNFLLSMQNTPGINEKDNILALTTLSFDISGLEIFLPLITGSKITMATREEAKDGKSLLDKIKKEKVTVVQATPSTWKMMIDSGWKEKLKLKALCGGEPLPKDLADKLLERVDELWNMYGPTETTIWSSCSKVVKGEPIHLGKPIANTQFYIVDKDLNFCAPGVAGELLIGGAGLSTGYLNKEELTKEKFIKNPFDKEGKSRVYRTGDLVKLNSRMQLEFLGRIDNQVKIRGYRIELEEIENVIKKNEAVKDCAVIVKEINNDKKIIAYLVLKSKLSEENLPSEINSIRDVAIRNLPDYMIPALIIPIEQFPLTPNNKVDKKTLAEKDISGIISYTSSAKAETENQKTLVQIWENLLGITGIGIDDNFFELGGHSILAAQMLANFEKATGKKIPLAEMFTSQTIRQLSAIIEAEKSKMKWSPLVEIRKGDVALPPLFLIHGAEGNIFLYRDLAKRLNSNRTVYGIQARGLNGEDHIHQSIEEMAADYIKAIKSVQSKGPYHIGGYCMGGSVAYEMALQLSKNGDEVANVFLLETYNACLLESEELKKNRIKEKIENIKFHFVNVNSLSGKEKIAFIQSKAETALKRTSARISKLSSSLGLADNNESKKHITLTLREINDNAQMRYSPGNYKGKVVLLKPKVSFATESDPKFGWGDFVEGGLKIYNLDVAPRGMLSEPFVKQTSGIIDSEMSF, encoded by the coding sequence ATGACGGCAGTGACTATTTATTCCTTATTTGAACAGCAGGTTAAAAATACTCCTGATTCTATTGCGGTCAGCTTTAATGGTAATAAAGTTACTTATAAAAAATTAGCTGAAGAATCAGATAAGATTGCTTATTTACTTAGTGAATCACGAGTTAAGCAAGGCGATATAGTCGGTCTTTGCCTCAATCGCTCTGCTGAAATGATAATGGCTTTGCTTGGAATAATTAAATCAGGCGCTGCATATCTTCCTCTTGATCCATTCTTTCCGGATAAAAGATTAGAATATATGTTAAATGATTCGTCTGCCGGATTTCTTATAACAGAATCTCTGCTTTTTCCGAAATTCAGTTATTACAAAGGAAAGTTTATTGATGTAAGTGAAATAAAGCAAATCAGATTAAAATCAGAGATAGCTGATAAATCAGATGAAAATAATCTTGCCTATGTTATTTATACTTCCGGTTCAACCGGCAATCCTAAAGGGGTTCAGATTGCTCACAATAGTTTAACAAATTTTCTTTTATCAATGCAAAATACTCCTGGTATAAATGAAAAGGATAACATACTTGCATTGACAACACTTTCGTTTGACATATCAGGACTTGAAATTTTCCTACCGCTTATTACTGGTTCTAAAATCACAATGGCTACAAGAGAAGAAGCCAAAGATGGAAAATCCTTACTTGATAAAATCAAAAAAGAAAAAGTAACAGTAGTTCAGGCGACACCATCAACCTGGAAAATGATGATTGATTCCGGCTGGAAAGAAAAGTTAAAATTAAAAGCACTTTGTGGTGGTGAACCTTTACCTAAGGACCTTGCAGATAAATTACTGGAAAGAGTTGATGAATTATGGAATATGTATGGTCCAACCGAAACTACAATCTGGTCTTCCTGTTCAAAAGTAGTTAAAGGCGAACCAATTCATCTCGGTAAACCAATAGCGAATACACAGTTTTATATTGTTGACAAGGATTTAAATTTCTGTGCGCCAGGAGTTGCCGGAGAGCTTTTGATAGGTGGTGCCGGACTATCAACCGGATATCTTAATAAAGAAGAATTGACAAAAGAAAAATTTATAAAGAATCCTTTTGATAAAGAAGGTAAGTCAAGAGTTTATCGTACAGGTGATCTGGTTAAACTCAATTCCCGTATGCAACTTGAATTCCTTGGCAGAATTGATAATCAGGTGAAAATAAGAGGTTATAGAATTGAACTTGAAGAAATAGAGAATGTAATTAAAAAGAATGAAGCAGTTAAAGATTGTGCCGTTATAGTTAAAGAAATAAATAATGATAAGAAGATTATTGCTTATTTAGTACTAAAATCAAAATTATCCGAAGAAAATTTACCATCTGAAATTAATTCAATCCGAGATGTTGCAATCAGAAATCTTCCTGATTATATGATTCCTGCCTTGATAATCCCTATTGAACAATTTCCACTTACACCTAACAATAAAGTTGATAAAAAAACTCTTGCTGAAAAAGATATTTCCGGTATTATTTCTTATACCTCATCAGCCAAAGCTGAAACAGAAAATCAAAAAACATTAGTTCAAATTTGGGAGAATTTGCTTGGCATAACGGGAATTGGTATTGACGATAATTTCTTTGAACTTGGAGGACACTCTATTCTGGCTGCACAAATGCTTGCTAATTTTGAGAAAGCAACAGGCAAAAAAATTCCGCTTGCTGAAATGTTCACCTCACAGACAATAAGACAACTCTCAGCAATTATTGAAGCAGAAAAATCTAAAATGAAATGGTCTCCTCTTGTTGAGATAAGAAAAGGTGATGTTGCTCTACCGCCTCTGTTTCTGATACATGGAGCTGAAGGAAATATTTTTCTCTACCGGGATTTAGCAAAAAGATTGAATTCGAATCGTACCGTTTACGGAATTCAGGCAAGAGGGCTGAACGGAGAAGATCACATACATCAGTCAATAGAAGAAATGGCGGCTGATTATATAAAAGCAATAAAATCTGTTCAGTCAAAAGGACCATATCATATTGGCGGTTATTGTATGGGTGGGTCAGTGGCCTATGAAATGGCACTCCAACTTTCAAAAAATGGAGATGAGGTTGCAAATGTGTTTTTACTCGAAACCTATAATGCGTGTTTACTAGAATCTGAAGAATTGAAGAAAAACCGTATTAAAGAAAAAATTGAAAATATCAAATTTCATTTTGTTAATGTAAACTCTTTGAGTGGCAAAGAAAAAATAGCTTTCATTCAAAGCAAAGCTGAAACTGCATTAAAAAGAACTAGCGCAAGAATCAGCAAATTATCGTCATCATTAGGATTAGCAGATAATAATGAATCTAAGAAACACATTACATTAACATTACGAGAGATTAACGATAATGCTCAGATGAGATATAGTCCAGGAAATTATAAAGGTAAGGTTGTGCTTCTAAAACCAAAAGTAAGTTTTGCAACAGAATCAGACCCAAAATTTGGCTGGGGAGATTTTGTAGAAGGAGGGCTAAAAATTTATAATCTTGATGTTGCACCCAGAGGAATGTTGTCTGAACCTTTTGTAAAACAAACCTCGGGAATAATTGATAGTGAAATGAGTTTTTAG
- a CDS encoding SGNH/GDSL hydrolase family protein, translated as MKNSKKFYSFRGRIFIVLFIILAGFIYRGFFYPDQIFLNANPLFKTLSVVILIIFPLITLLTVFILIRIIQGKTKLSSFVLSLVMFLIMILLAYPFGEYFYKKRYRMNLEKYHTFLQLKPNTPDSVSDKNLNIFCLGGSTTEFKDKNGRDWPSLTEKLIKERYKIDSIKFYNLGKQWYTTQHSLINYIQNLRKFKPDVLLVMHNINDLLVNADFSRFSNGAFREDYGHFLGPEALMIKYGSLAEFIYNNFKLLWYRPKPFDVDTDYFPGLNSFKRNLTTIIELAKLDGTKVILMTQPNIYKSGMSDKELKSLTMLNKEAIGDGKRWTYDTAFRGIIAYNDAIKEISVFMNVPLIDLDKVVPKNLDYFYDDVHYQSKTYDLISSFLSEEILKILKENN; from the coding sequence ATGAAAAATTCAAAGAAATTTTATTCATTCCGGGGAAGAATATTTATCGTTCTTTTTATAATTCTTGCCGGTTTTATTTACAGAGGATTTTTTTATCCTGACCAAATATTTCTAAATGCGAATCCTCTATTCAAAACTTTATCTGTTGTCATATTGATAATATTTCCTCTTATAACCTTACTTACAGTTTTTATTTTGATTAGAATTATTCAGGGCAAAACCAAATTGTCTTCTTTTGTTTTATCACTGGTAATGTTTTTAATAATGATATTGCTTGCTTATCCGTTTGGCGAATACTTTTATAAAAAAAGATATAGAATGAATCTCGAAAAGTATCATACTTTCCTTCAACTTAAACCAAATACACCTGATTCTGTTTCGGATAAGAATCTTAATATCTTTTGTTTGGGTGGTTCAACAACTGAATTTAAAGATAAAAATGGAAGAGACTGGCCATCCCTTACAGAAAAGCTGATTAAAGAAAGATATAAAATTGATTCTATAAAGTTTTATAATCTCGGAAAACAGTGGTACACAACTCAGCATTCATTAATTAACTACATCCAGAATCTTAGAAAGTTTAAACCAGATGTTTTATTGGTTATGCATAACATTAATGATTTACTGGTTAATGCGGATTTTTCCAGGTTCAGTAATGGTGCATTCAGAGAAGACTATGGACATTTTCTTGGACCAGAAGCGCTTATGATTAAGTATGGTAGTCTTGCTGAATTTATTTATAATAACTTTAAATTACTTTGGTACAGACCTAAACCTTTTGACGTTGATACAGATTATTTCCCCGGTCTTAATTCTTTCAAGAGAAATCTTACAACAATTATTGAATTGGCAAAGTTAGACGGGACGAAAGTAATTCTTATGACTCAGCCAAATATTTATAAATCCGGAATGAGTGATAAAGAATTAAAATCTCTAACTATGTTAAATAAGGAAGCGATTGGTGATGGTAAAAGATGGACTTACGATACAGCATTTAGAGGAATAATAGCTTATAATGATGCAATAAAAGAAATTTCTGTTTTTATGAATGTACCTCTAATAGATCTTGATAAAGTGGTTCCTAAGAATCTTGATTATTTTTATGATGATGTTCATTACCAAAGCAAAACTTATGATTTAATCAGCTCATTTCTTTCTGAGGAAATACTTAAGATATTAAAAGAGAATAATTAA
- a CDS encoding glycosyltransferase family 2 protein, with product MRFSIIIPTYNRSELLIETINSVLNQTFKDYEVIVVNDGSTDSTKEILDGYGDKIKAIHKENSGAEKSRNAGAEIAKGEYFCFFDSDDLIFPWTLDIYNKVIETEQLPPLVLGQPFHFSDFIPVAVIIGVKETVRYAVYKDYFSKDRTVYSSSSMIVIKRDYFYKVGMFRQHYAKKEYFLDDLDFMLRAGTINPTIIIFEPFQFAYRTHSENSVKNLRRVIKSLSYLILEEKQGIFAGGDVRKFERQAIIGGPCYYWLFKALANGIFGDSIKFFFKAYPYIFKGLIKKIRNKFRTKIPLKTI from the coding sequence ATGCGTTTTTCAATAATTATCCCAACATATAACCGCTCTGAGCTATTGATTGAAACAATTAATTCAGTTCTGAATCAGACATTTAAAGATTATGAAGTTATTGTTGTAAACGATGGCTCAACTGATAGTACTAAAGAAATACTTGATGGTTATGGCGATAAAATAAAAGCAATTCACAAAGAAAATTCCGGAGCTGAAAAAAGCAGAAATGCAGGTGCTGAGATAGCCAAAGGAGAATACTTTTGCTTTTTCGATAGTGATGACCTAATTTTTCCCTGGACATTGGATATTTATAATAAAGTAATTGAAACGGAACAGCTACCTCCGCTTGTTTTGGGTCAGCCGTTCCATTTTTCTGATTTTATTCCGGTAGCAGTCATAATTGGAGTGAAAGAAACTGTCAGATATGCTGTTTACAAAGATTATTTTTCAAAGGACAGAACTGTTTATTCCTCTTCAAGTATGATTGTCATAAAGAGAGACTATTTTTATAAAGTAGGTATGTTCAGACAACATTATGCTAAGAAAGAATATTTTTTAGATGACCTTGATTTTATGTTAAGAGCCGGAACAATAAATCCCACGATAATAATATTCGAACCTTTTCAGTTTGCATATAGAACACACTCAGAAAATAGTGTAAAGAATTTAAGACGTGTAATTAAAAGTCTGAGTTATCTGATATTGGAAGAAAAGCAAGGCATATTTGCCGGCGGAGATGTAAGAAAATTTGAGCGACAAGCGATCATCGGAGGACCTTGTTATTACTGGCTCTTTAAAGCTCTTGCTAATGGAATATTTGGAGATTCAATAAAATTCTTCTTCAAAGCTTATCCATACATTTTCAAAGGACTTATAAAAAAAATTCGCAATAAATTTCGAACAAAGATACCCCTAAAAACCATTTAA
- a CDS encoding HAD family hydrolase: protein MKLFAFDFDKTITITDTILPLCKFLSKRFNSSLSFYLIQLLFAVYRIKLISSKKFKESVIKYLLKNKNSVEIENAILDFYKLNYEKLFNSVIINLIEEEKKAGNRIIIVTSNLDLFVYPIKKLLPVDEVFGTKVKIVNELVYDSIEGENCSGNEKSRVIQEYKSNQQFDKVISYGDSSGDFEMLKSSDESFIAEYRFNSVISKIMCRLRYICGKTCNDGFQVTFKKFNSS, encoded by the coding sequence TTGAAACTCTTTGCATTTGATTTTGATAAAACAATTACCATCACCGATACAATCCTGCCGCTTTGCAAATTTTTAAGTAAGCGATTTAATTCTTCGTTATCATTTTATTTAATTCAGTTATTATTTGCTGTTTACCGAATTAAATTAATCAGCAGTAAAAAATTCAAAGAATCAGTAATTAAATATTTACTAAAGAATAAAAATTCAGTAGAAATAGAAAATGCTATCCTGGATTTTTACAAATTAAATTATGAAAAATTATTTAATTCCGTAATTATTAATTTGATAGAAGAGGAAAAGAAAGCAGGCAACAGAATAATTATTGTTACTTCAAATCTGGATTTATTTGTTTATCCTATTAAAAAACTTCTTCCCGTTGATGAAGTGTTTGGAACTAAAGTCAAGATAGTCAATGAATTAGTTTATGATTCCATAGAAGGGGAGAATTGTTCAGGGAATGAAAAATCAAGAGTTATTCAGGAATACAAATCAAATCAACAATTCGATAAAGTAATCTCATACGGAGATTCATCGGGTGATTTTGAAATGCTGAAATCGTCAGATGAAAGCTTCATAGCAGAGTACAGATTCAATTCCGTAATAAGTAAAATAATGTGCAGGTTAAGATATATCTGTGGCAAAACATGCAATGATGGATTTCAGGTGACTTTTAAAAAGTTTAACTCATCCTAA
- a CDS encoding ImmA/IrrE family metallo-endopeptidase: MSRAIKIAEHLIDKYCIRSHRDLNLKEIANAEMLVIEETDLNGLLGRVMFNEDMGLIQINKSITNEGLKRFTLAHEMGHFLISKNYRWNKHGCTFDSLGNYNSNKGHEAEANQFAAELLMHKPWFSKFIKNIPICMDLIKQIADEFKVSVTAAAIRYAEIGQYPIAVILSKNSVVQWSFINSYFPCRYLPPGIVVPKESNVWDYFNGKQMAEDENMIPALSWFKEDIRCKQSTYFYEQSIVIPATDSVLTILWQSEYD; this comes from the coding sequence ATGAGCAGGGCAATAAAGATAGCTGAGCACTTAATAGATAAATACTGCATCCGAAGTCACCGTGACCTTAATCTTAAAGAAATAGCTAATGCCGAAATGCTGGTAATCGAAGAAACTGACTTAAATGGACTATTAGGCAGAGTAATGTTTAATGAAGATATGGGCTTGATTCAGATTAATAAATCTATCACCAATGAAGGGTTGAAAAGGTTTACGCTTGCACACGAAATGGGACATTTCCTGATTAGCAAAAATTACAGATGGAATAAACACGGCTGTACTTTTGATAGTTTGGGTAATTACAATTCCAATAAAGGACACGAAGCTGAAGCGAACCAATTTGCTGCTGAATTGTTGATGCATAAACCATGGTTCAGCAAATTTATTAAAAATATCCCCATTTGTATGGATTTGATAAAACAAATCGCTGACGAATTTAAAGTTTCGGTAACAGCTGCGGCAATAAGATATGCCGAGATAGGTCAGTACCCGATTGCTGTTATTTTAAGTAAAAATTCAGTAGTTCAATGGTCATTTATAAATAGTTACTTTCCATGCAGATATCTCCCTCCCGGAATAGTTGTACCAAAAGAATCTAATGTATGGGACTATTTTAATGGTAAGCAGATGGCTGAGGATGAAAACATGATTCCCGCCCTCAGTTGGTTCAAAGAAGATATAAGGTGTAAGCAATCAACTTACTTTTATGAACAGAGTATCGTGATTCCGGCTACAGATTCTGTTCTTACAATTCTATGGCAAAGTGAATATGATTAA
- a CDS encoding ATP-grasp domain-containing protein, which yields MKKYENKTDVLLTNGWDRIAYNVLRGLAKENLKIAFGTDNLLGMGYYSRLTTAKFIHHNYKISESLFIEDLLEAFEKFKPEVYIPTGEEIFVVSRNIESIRKSGVLIPISDINTLESLNNKTISFRIAESTGVPVPETIIPNSEKDIVEFVSKVGLPVIIKKGWSRSAVGVCKIYKKNFSDIQTILNKYNLEYGKFIVQKFVNGETYGVSVLMNQGDVRAVFTHKRLRERIRTGGPSTLRMSTTNSLLENYAVKLFSSVKFHGVAMIEFKYDEKSGNAWFIECNPRFWGSVGLAINSGVNFPYLLYRMAVDGDVESVKDYEKGVVVEWWLGDKLAQLKNFLSFNGSLKIKLNSKNIDYFDDFYKDDPIPFFAWIYLLIRRKLVKLK from the coding sequence ATGAAAAAGTACGAAAATAAAACAGATGTTCTTCTTACCAATGGTTGGGATCGTATTGCTTACAATGTATTAAGAGGATTAGCAAAAGAAAATCTTAAAATTGCTTTCGGTACCGATAATCTGCTCGGAATGGGGTATTATTCCAGACTCACAACGGCAAAATTCATTCATCATAATTATAAAATTTCAGAATCATTATTTATTGAAGATTTATTAGAGGCGTTTGAAAAATTTAAACCTGAAGTTTATATACCGACAGGAGAAGAAATTTTTGTAGTAAGTAGAAATATTGAATCAATTCGCAAATCTGGGGTGCTTATACCGATTTCAGATATTAATACTCTTGAATCACTTAATAATAAAACAATTTCTTTCCGAATAGCGGAATCAACTGGTGTGCCGGTTCCAGAGACAATTATACCCAATAGTGAAAAAGATATTGTTGAATTTGTAAGTAAAGTTGGATTACCTGTGATAATAAAGAAAGGTTGGTCGAGATCTGCTGTGGGTGTCTGTAAGATATATAAGAAAAATTTTTCTGATATTCAAACTATACTGAATAAATATAATCTTGAATACGGAAAGTTCATTGTTCAGAAATTTGTAAATGGGGAAACATACGGAGTTTCAGTTTTAATGAATCAAGGTGATGTGCGTGCTGTTTTTACTCATAAGAGATTAAGAGAAAGAATTAGAACCGGCGGACCGAGTACATTACGAATGAGTACCACAAATTCGCTTCTAGAAAACTATGCCGTAAAATTATTCAGTTCAGTAAAATTTCATGGTGTTGCAATGATAGAGTTCAAATATGATGAAAAATCCGGTAATGCTTGGTTTATTGAATGTAATCCCAGATTCTGGGGTTCGGTCGGACTAGCAATTAATTCAGGAGTTAACTTTCCTTATCTTTTATACAGAATGGCAGTTGATGGAGATGTTGAATCTGTAAAAGATTATGAAAAAGGTGTGGTTGTAGAATGGTGGCTGGGAGATAAACTTGCACAATTGAAAAATTTTCTTTCATTTAATGGAAGTTTGAAAATCAAACTAAATTCAAAAAACATTGATTACTTTGATGATTTTTATAAAGATGATCCTATTCCTTTTTTTGCCTGGATTTATCTTCTGATAAGAAGAAAACTTGTAAAACTTAAGTGA
- a CDS encoding lipid II:glycine glycyltransferase FemX, giving the protein MEILKETCSKEFIKECKISDFILSERLYSLYEQFIIDNRLVETYESKPIIDENWDRFVTEVRDSCLHQLSGWADVKSSEGWEKLRLIYVHQNKIIAGYQILIKKFPIIGKIAYLNLAPVINFHNEELVKKITTDLKSVFKKNHIKIAIISPPSAPEEIVETLKSQFERNILFNVINAEAELDTTFDENTLLKKMLRMRRQNISKRNTYDYEIVKGGEEHLETFFNLMSDTCIRNNVKPNPPSLSSVKKIWDYYHKKNFLNLYLFKINDEIVSAILAFKYQDRFIPWKFGWSGKYSSLKPNDIFHWELVKIAKQKGFKKYNLGGVNSSTAEKLVSSHKNLTERELKSATFFKMGFGCYIRKLPDSLVYISNPVLRMLYKFYLFLNKEKLVYKKKYRLNINGH; this is encoded by the coding sequence ATGGAAATCTTAAAGGAAACTTGTTCAAAAGAATTTATAAAAGAGTGTAAAATTTCGGATTTTATTCTTTCCGAAAGGTTATATTCTCTTTATGAACAGTTTATAATTGACAATCGATTAGTTGAAACTTATGAATCCAAACCTATAATTGATGAGAATTGGGATAGATTTGTAACGGAAGTTCGTGACAGTTGTTTGCATCAATTAAGCGGTTGGGCTGATGTAAAAAGTTCTGAGGGATGGGAAAAGCTCAGGTTGATTTATGTTCACCAGAATAAAATCATAGCCGGTTATCAGATACTTATAAAAAAATTCCCCATCATAGGCAAAATTGCATATCTTAATCTTGCACCTGTTATTAACTTTCACAATGAAGAATTAGTAAAAAAAATTACTACAGATTTAAAATCGGTATTCAAAAAAAATCATATTAAGATAGCCATAATTAGCCCGCCATCTGCACCCGAGGAAATTGTTGAAACATTAAAATCACAATTTGAAAGAAATATTTTATTTAATGTCATAAATGCTGAAGCTGAGTTGGATACAACATTTGACGAGAACACACTTCTGAAAAAAATGCTTAGAATGAGAAGACAGAATATTAGCAAAAGGAATACCTATGATTATGAAATAGTTAAAGGTGGTGAAGAACATCTTGAAACTTTTTTCAATCTGATGTCAGATACTTGTATCAGAAATAATGTTAAACCAAATCCTCCTTCGCTCTCGTCTGTTAAAAAAATATGGGATTATTATCACAAAAAAAATTTTCTTAATCTATATTTATTTAAAATAAATGATGAAATTGTTTCTGCAATTCTCGCTTTTAAGTACCAGGACAGATTTATCCCCTGGAAATTTGGTTGGTCTGGCAAATATTCCTCACTTAAACCCAATGATATTTTCCATTGGGAATTAGTTAAAATTGCAAAACAGAAAGGATTTAAAAAATATAATTTAGGGGGTGTAAATTCATCCACCGCGGAAAAGTTAGTCTCTTCACATAAAAACCTGACTGAAAGAGAGTTGAAATCCGCTACCTTCTTTAAAATGGGATTCGGTTGTTACATAAGAAAGCTACCGGATTCCTTAGTTTACATTTCCAACCCTGTTTTAAGAATGTTATACAAATTTTATTTATTCTTAAATAAAGAAAAATTAGTATATAAAAAAAAATATCGGCTCAATATTAATGGTCACTGA
- a CDS encoding ArnT family glycosyltransferase, translating to MNNLEIFSSAKTKKSIAIIISIWVTIQLTISLPDSLLNDWMSWRQADTQNIARNFYKSGESIFYPQINWGGKGPGYVENEFQLYTFIISKIFLFTGELELPGQLLSLIFIIITSLFIYKIVLLRFNNENAALFSLTIFLTSNGAVHLSTAIMPDALSVMFYSIGLYTFLKFIEKEENIHLFAFVLFTALAGLVKPLALNLGIIQFFILFLGKKETLKNIKLWFGWLTVVLIVGGYMHFSYNLYLNYGNTFGVIGGEKKFPTLKGLTVLIHYPKLFYMSVVWGLGITGWFSLIYLLIKKKFTNVEWAMLIGNVIAVFIAMRYMVNQGFSPHYYIFMSLFGAYLSGYTFKILKEKYSETKHSLRFIAVVTILILIIFSAHLYHRTHPLGIHFHPTVNALGFKLKELAEPRSLIIVRSIANERERSTWGNRINNFEDPRVFYITDLNGWSIPRDDKGFYRIKKYVDQGAKYYVEPFRNPVDMELENWLQQNSDLIYSDSNGRIYKFR from the coding sequence ATGAATAATCTTGAAATATTTTCTTCCGCTAAAACAAAAAAATCGATCGCAATCATAATATCTATTTGGGTAACCATACAGTTAACCATTTCATTACCGGATTCATTGCTTAATGATTGGATGAGCTGGAGACAGGCAGATACTCAAAATATTGCCCGAAACTTTTATAAAAGCGGTGAAAGTATTTTTTATCCACAAATTAATTGGGGTGGCAAAGGGCCCGGTTATGTAGAAAATGAATTCCAGCTTTATACTTTTATAATTTCAAAAATATTTTTATTTACCGGCGAACTTGAATTACCCGGGCAATTACTGAGTTTAATTTTTATAATTATCACTTCTCTTTTCATATATAAAATTGTTCTTTTAAGATTCAATAATGAAAATGCTGCATTGTTCAGTTTAACAATTTTTCTTACCTCTAACGGAGCAGTACATCTTTCTACTGCAATTATGCCGGATGCCCTTTCAGTTATGTTCTATTCAATCGGACTTTATACATTTCTTAAGTTCATTGAGAAAGAAGAAAATATTCATCTATTTGCTTTCGTATTGTTTACAGCACTTGCGGGACTTGTGAAGCCACTTGCATTAAATCTCGGGATAATTCAATTCTTTATTCTTTTTCTTGGGAAAAAAGAAACATTAAAAAACATTAAGCTCTGGTTTGGATGGCTGACTGTTGTTTTAATTGTCGGTGGTTATATGCACTTCTCTTATAACTTATATTTGAATTATGGAAATACATTTGGAGTGATAGGTGGAGAAAAGAAATTTCCCACCTTAAAAGGACTAACGGTACTGATTCATTATCCTAAACTCTTTTATATGTCTGTAGTTTGGGGCCTAGGAATCACCGGCTGGTTCTCTTTGATATATCTATTAATCAAAAAGAAATTTACGAATGTTGAATGGGCAATGCTTATTGGTAATGTAATAGCAGTGTTTATAGCCATGAGATATATGGTAAACCAGGGTTTCAGTCCGCATTATTATATTTTTATGAGCTTATTTGGTGCTTATTTATCGGGTTATACCTTTAAAATTTTGAAAGAAAAATATTCCGAAACAAAACACTCCCTAAGGTTTATTGCTGTTGTAACAATATTAATTCTGATAATATTTTCTGCACATTTATATCATCGGACTCATCCGTTAGGAATTCACTTTCATCCAACTGTAAACGCTCTTGGCTTTAAGCTGAAAGAGCTTGCAGAACCACGCAGTTTAATAATTGTAAGGAGCATTGCAAATGAGAGAGAAAGAAGTACCTGGGGTAACAGAATCAATAACTTTGAAGATCCGAGAGTATTTTATATAACTGATCTAAATGGTTGGTCAATACCACGAGATGATAAAGGATTTTACAGAATAAAAAAATATGTTGACCAGGGAGCGAAATATTATGTAGAACCATTCAGAAATCCTGTTGATATGGAACTTGAAAACTGGCTGCAGCAAAATTCTGATTTGATTTATTCTGATTCTAACGGAAGAATTTATAAATTTAGGTAA